One part of the Cyclobacteriaceae bacterium genome encodes these proteins:
- a CDS encoding M1 family metallopeptidase — MKSRIFLLLFAVSGYIADAQTKPSGLYMPIEFQKAYEKGTRKLDGSVSPTYWQNRSIYKIKATVDPHTKLLKGEATITYLNNTPDTVRNPTFHTYHDYYKPESKKAGFFSGGNAPDANHKGVIIEKLVVDNETYDINNRDEVFYGGTNYTVRLRKPLPPKSSMELKINWNYVIPGKGFERSGAIDSTSMFVGYWYPEMAVLDDIDLWDRIVYDAATEFYHDYSDYEIELTVPDNFMVWASVAPSNPDEVYSSTIRERLTKARASSTPVNIFTEADFKKSSTKNATWKYTAKNFPDFAFALSNHFVWDACTYKDALGEYFINTAYPTNHPEFAAVLEAIQESLKVFHTRFPVYAFPFKHFTIFNGLEGGGMEFPGMANDQEMSGAMIEQWTGKKVSDMEAQLGLTLHEMCHMYFPFMMGINEKKYAWMDEGFASFSEYFIDPLFPAGNWDQPYLGSQRVLPIMVPSHIAEGSGLNSYTVGSYSYVSLYQLLGKDLFLKCLHAYMNEWKHKHPTPYDFMFTFNRVSGQDLNWFWNKWYFDWGYMDVGINEVKNNVILIENKGGRPLAFSVTITFHDGTTTTQDVSPMVWKASKLYNHKVNAGKKKIKSVQLTIPTNGDADGKNNTWIAK, encoded by the coding sequence ATGAAATCAAGAATATTCTTACTTCTGTTTGCCGTTAGTGGTTATATCGCTGACGCACAAACAAAACCCTCCGGATTGTACATGCCCATCGAGTTTCAAAAGGCTTATGAAAAGGGAACCCGCAAGTTGGATGGATCAGTGTCACCAACGTATTGGCAGAACCGATCGATTTACAAGATCAAAGCAACGGTTGATCCGCATACTAAATTATTGAAAGGTGAAGCAACCATTACCTATCTCAATAACACACCCGATACAGTCCGTAACCCTACTTTTCACACTTATCACGATTACTATAAACCAGAATCAAAGAAGGCCGGTTTTTTCAGTGGCGGAAACGCTCCTGATGCCAACCATAAAGGTGTGATTATTGAAAAGCTGGTGGTGGATAACGAAACGTATGATATAAACAACAGGGACGAGGTGTTTTATGGTGGAACAAATTATACGGTGCGCTTACGGAAACCTTTACCGCCTAAAAGTTCAATGGAATTGAAAATCAACTGGAATTATGTCATACCGGGTAAAGGGTTTGAACGCAGCGGTGCTATCGACAGCACGTCTATGTTTGTAGGGTATTGGTATCCGGAAATGGCAGTCTTAGACGATATTGATTTATGGGACCGTATTGTATATGATGCCGCAACGGAATTTTATCACGACTATTCCGATTATGAAATTGAATTGACCGTGCCGGATAATTTTATGGTATGGGCATCGGTAGCGCCATCCAACCCGGATGAAGTCTATTCATCAACCATTCGCGAGCGGCTTACAAAAGCCAGAGCCAGCAGTACACCGGTTAATATTTTTACCGAGGCCGACTTTAAAAAGTCATCAACGAAAAACGCAACGTGGAAATACACAGCAAAAAATTTTCCTGATTTTGCCTTTGCACTAAGTAATCATTTTGTTTGGGATGCGTGCACGTATAAAGATGCCCTGGGCGAATATTTTATCAATACGGCTTATCCAACCAACCATCCTGAGTTTGCAGCCGTATTGGAGGCCATTCAGGAATCTTTAAAAGTATTTCATACCAGGTTTCCTGTGTATGCTTTTCCGTTCAAACACTTTACCATTTTTAATGGGTTGGAAGGCGGAGGAATGGAATTTCCAGGTATGGCCAATGACCAGGAAATGTCGGGTGCTATGATTGAACAATGGACCGGTAAAAAAGTAAGCGACATGGAAGCTCAGTTGGGCTTAACGCTTCATGAAATGTGTCACATGTATTTTCCATTTATGATGGGCATTAATGAAAAGAAGTATGCCTGGATGGACGAAGGTTTTGCAAGCTTTTCAGAATATTTTATCGACCCATTATTTCCTGCCGGAAATTGGGATCAACCTTACCTGGGATCACAGCGTGTTCTGCCCATCATGGTTCCATCACACATAGCCGAAGGTAGCGGACTTAATTCATATACGGTTGGATCGTATTCTTATGTGTCTTTATATCAGTTGTTAGGCAAGGATTTGTTTCTAAAATGCCTTCATGCATACATGAATGAATGGAAACACAAACATCCAACTCCGTATGATTTCATGTTTACCTTCAACCGGGTTTCTGGCCAGGATTTAAACTGGTTCTGGAACAAGTGGTATTTCGATTGGGGATATATGGATGTTGGTATTAATGAAGTGAAGAATAATGTTATTCTGATAGAAAACAAGGGAGGTCGACCACTTGCTTTTAGTGTAACCATAACCTTTCACGATGGCACCACAACCACACAGGATGTGAGCCCAATGGTATGGAAGGCTTCAAAGCTTTATAACCATAAAGTGAATGCCGGAAAGAAGAAAATCAAATCTGTCCAGCTAACCATTCCTACCAATGGCGATGCTGATGGTAAGAATAATACATGGATAGCAAAGTAG
- a CDS encoding ferredoxin--NADP reductase has product MAFGFFKKSEKKETPQGGPHYFELTVKAIVQETKDAITIVFGQPASGKINYKSGQFLTLIVPVNGKEVRRAYSLCSSPFVDDDLAVTVKRVENGLMSNWLPDNLKVGDTLKIMEPMGHFTTEFGKDRKRHLVMFAGGSGITPMLSHIKSLLTQEPESIASLIYCNRDIDSIIFKDELAKWETNYQGRLHVIHILDNAPMNWQGYSGLLNPEMLKKLFERIPAWGLEKTTYLMCGPEGMMKNVETLLAQHSIPQDKIFKESFVQGTIDKDKKQEETTASSENKTREVTIRYDGHEYKIRVEPKRTILETALDQGIDLPFSCQSGLCTACRGKALSGTVKLDEEEGLSQAERAEGYVLTCVGHPMTDDVVIEIG; this is encoded by the coding sequence ATGGCATTCGGGTTTTTTAAGAAAAGCGAGAAGAAAGAAACACCTCAGGGCGGACCTCATTATTTTGAACTTACAGTAAAGGCAATCGTACAGGAAACAAAAGATGCTATCACAATAGTTTTCGGGCAACCTGCATCGGGTAAGATCAACTATAAATCCGGGCAGTTTTTAACCCTGATTGTTCCGGTCAACGGCAAGGAGGTGCGGAGGGCTTATTCGCTCTGTTCATCGCCATTTGTTGATGATGACCTGGCCGTTACTGTAAAGCGTGTTGAAAACGGCCTGATGTCCAACTGGCTACCGGATAATTTAAAGGTTGGCGACACACTGAAAATTATGGAGCCTATGGGGCACTTTACCACCGAGTTTGGTAAAGACCGTAAACGCCACCTGGTGATGTTTGCCGGTGGTTCAGGTATTACGCCCATGCTCTCGCACATTAAAAGCCTGCTTACACAAGAACCGGAAAGCATAGCCTCGTTGATTTACTGCAACCGCGATATCGACAGCATTATTTTTAAAGATGAGTTGGCTAAATGGGAGACCAATTACCAGGGCAGGTTGCACGTCATCCATATTCTTGACAATGCACCCATGAACTGGCAGGGTTATTCCGGTTTGCTCAACCCTGAAATGCTGAAGAAATTATTTGAGCGCATACCGGCCTGGGGCCTTGAAAAAACTACCTACCTGATGTGCGGCCCCGAAGGAATGATGAAGAATGTGGAAACCTTACTGGCGCAGCACAGCATACCGCAGGATAAAATATTTAAGGAGAGTTTTGTACAGGGTACCATTGATAAGGATAAAAAACAGGAAGAAACTACAGCGTCATCCGAAAATAAAACCCGCGAAGTAACCATACGGTATGATGGCCATGAGTATAAGATAAGGGTTGAGCCGAAGCGCACCATTTTGGAAACTGCCCTAGACCAGGGCATTGACCTTCCGTTTTCTTGCCAAAGTGGTTTATGCACAGCCTGCCGTGGAAAGGCTTTGAGCGGAACCGTTAAACTCGATGAAGAAGAAGGGTTATCGCAAGCCGAACGGGCCGAGGGTTATGTATTAACGTGCGTAGGCCACCCGATGACGGATGATGTGGTGATTGAAATTGGATAA
- a CDS encoding carbohydrate binding family 9 domain-containing protein has protein sequence MLFSVLLIGTLSGYAQNRPGMELPIRKALGTITLDGKLDEDDWGTAAVAKDFYLNFPVDTTFAPFQTEARLTFDEHNLYISFVCYDNGTEDIVQSLRRDFDFENNDNMGVYLGPFNDDLNGFYFQITPRGVQSEGLISGGGTGGDSYSDTWDNKWYSHVQRYADRWVAELAIPFKSFRYKGGERQWNITFLRWDRKRNLVSSWVATPIQYIPASFAYGGKLVWVDTPPPSHMNISVIPYVAGLRSVNFEETPTASAHDLSVGFDAKVAITPSLNLDLTVNPDFSQVEVDRQVINLTRFEFRFPELRQFFLENNDLIERAGFPNARPFFTRRVGLARDTSGLIRQVPIAYGARISGSINKNWRINTMNLLTKEKQSLGLPNQLYTVAAVQRNFWKQSNVALLYVEKQSLGIKPADSLRYFNTDLWKQRIRGTDTTRVLNKSNRVLTADLDLLSADNKWYGSFFYSASFDDYLSGKNGAGAAFLRHTTRNYEITGGHTIIQKNFNAEAGFVPSQRVYPGQWSTFVEGTVSMYPSSKTIARMGPFMGANIVGIPDGTVTDQEFNAGYNFDLLNTSSIGVGYGFTYQRLTNTFNPIDGERFIEFQQGETFKWGSFTIEYQSDARKIFNYYMSASYGGFYNGNLVNLNGVLNYRYQPIGSVAVQYDFNSVHLAEGYGKENLFLIGPRVDLTFTDKIFLTTFIQYNNLADNINLNTRFQWRYKPASDFFVVYTENYLPQHLKTKNRALVFKLTYWLNI, from the coding sequence ATGCTTTTTTCTGTATTGCTTATCGGTACCCTGTCGGGTTACGCCCAAAACAGGCCCGGCATGGAACTGCCCATCCGCAAAGCATTGGGAACCATTACGTTGGATGGTAAGCTGGATGAGGATGATTGGGGCACCGCTGCCGTGGCCAAAGACTTCTATCTAAATTTTCCGGTGGACACCACTTTTGCCCCCTTTCAAACGGAAGCCCGCCTCACATTCGATGAACATAACCTGTATATTTCATTTGTTTGTTACGATAACGGCACCGAAGACATCGTGCAATCATTGCGGAGGGATTTTGATTTTGAGAACAACGATAACATGGGTGTTTACCTGGGGCCGTTTAACGATGATTTGAACGGCTTTTATTTTCAGATTACCCCACGCGGTGTGCAAAGCGAAGGCTTGATTTCCGGAGGGGGGACCGGTGGCGATAGTTACAGCGATACCTGGGATAACAAGTGGTACTCCCATGTACAGCGCTATGCCGACCGATGGGTTGCCGAACTGGCCATACCCTTTAAAAGTTTTCGGTACAAAGGCGGTGAGCGGCAATGGAACATTACCTTTTTGCGCTGGGACCGCAAGCGAAACCTGGTGTCCAGTTGGGTGGCTACACCCATCCAATACATACCGGCATCGTTCGCGTATGGAGGCAAACTGGTTTGGGTTGATACCCCGCCACCCAGCCACATGAACATTTCGGTAATCCCTTATGTGGCCGGTCTTCGTTCCGTTAACTTCGAGGAAACCCCAACGGCTTCGGCACACGATCTTTCCGTGGGGTTCGATGCCAAGGTGGCCATCACACCATCCTTAAACCTTGACCTTACCGTAAACCCCGACTTTTCGCAGGTAGAGGTAGACCGCCAGGTGATTAACCTTACCCGCTTCGAATTCCGCTTTCCGGAGCTACGGCAATTCTTTTTGGAGAACAATGATTTGATTGAGCGCGCGGGTTTTCCGAATGCGCGCCCATTTTTTACCCGAAGGGTAGGGCTGGCGCGTGATACTTCCGGATTGATCAGGCAAGTGCCCATTGCTTATGGTGCGCGCATCAGCGGATCGATCAATAAAAACTGGCGCATTAACACCATGAACTTGCTTACCAAAGAGAAGCAGTCGCTGGGCTTGCCCAACCAACTGTATACCGTTGCTGCCGTGCAGCGCAATTTTTGGAAGCAATCCAACGTGGCCTTGCTTTATGTTGAGAAGCAATCGTTGGGTATTAAGCCTGCCGATAGTTTACGTTATTTTAATACTGATCTTTGGAAGCAACGAATAAGGGGTACTGACACTACGCGTGTATTGAATAAAAGCAACCGGGTTTTAACCGCAGATCTGGACTTGCTCAGTGCAGATAATAAGTGGTATGGTAGTTTTTTTTACAGTGCTTCGTTCGATGATTATTTGTCAGGGAAGAATGGTGCAGGTGCTGCCTTTTTGCGCCATACTACACGCAACTACGAAATAACCGGTGGCCACACCATAATCCAGAAAAATTTTAATGCCGAGGCAGGCTTCGTGCCCAGTCAACGGGTATATCCGGGGCAGTGGAGTACGTTTGTGGAAGGAACAGTTTCAATGTATCCTTCCAGCAAAACCATTGCCCGCATGGGGCCTTTTATGGGCGCCAATATTGTTGGTATACCCGATGGAACAGTTACCGACCAGGAATTTAATGCAGGGTATAATTTTGATTTGCTCAATACTTCATCTATTGGTGTTGGCTATGGGTTTACGTATCAACGCCTGACAAACACGTTCAACCCAATTGATGGCGAGCGGTTTATTGAGTTTCAACAAGGCGAAACTTTTAAGTGGGGTAGCTTTACGATAGAATACCAATCCGATGCACGGAAAATCTTTAACTACTACATGTCGGCCAGCTACGGGGGTTTTTATAATGGCAATTTGGTTAACCTGAACGGGGTGCTGAACTATCGCTATCAACCGATTGGCAGTGTGGCGGTGCAGTATGATTTTAATTCAGTACACCTGGCTGAGGGGTACGGTAAGGAAAACCTTTTTTTGATTGGGCCACGGGTTGATTTAACCTTTACCGACAAAATATTCCTCACAACCTTTATTCAATACAACAACCTGGCGGATAATATTAACCTGAACACCCGTTTTCAGTGGCGGTATAAACCAGCTTCCGATTTTTTTGTTGTATATACTGAAAACTACCTGCCCCAGCACCTGAAAACCAAAAACCGGGCGCTGGTCTTCAAACTCACCTATTGGCTGAATATTTAG
- the purB gene encoding adenylosuccinate lyase gives MQLNTLTAISPVDGRYFGAASNLASYFSEYGLIRYRIRVEIEYFIALTHTLPELSKFPKEQESLLRTVYQNFTEADALQIKEIEKTTNHDVKAVEYFIKQKLAELKLNTWKEFIHFGLTSQDINNTAIPLSLKEFMGAEFLPLVAKLVNALTALSVQWKDIPMLARTHGQPASPTRLGKELYVFIERVNNQLELLKTIPYSAKFGGATGNFNAHHVAYPEINWGHFGNAFVSKHLGLVRSEPTTQIDHYDNLAALFDNLKRINTILIDFSRDAWQYISMNYFKQKIKAGEVGSSAMPHKVNPIDFENAEGNLGYANAIFEHLSAKLPISRLQRDLTDSTVLRNIGVPLAHTVIALQSLLKGVGKLELNKQAIDVDLENNWAVVAEAIQTILRKEGYPNPYEALKELTRKNEKIGKKEFEEFIDTLNVKPELKKRLKEITPFGYTGI, from the coding sequence GTGCAACTTAATACACTAACTGCCATTTCACCGGTTGACGGACGGTACTTCGGGGCCGCTTCAAACCTGGCTTCTTATTTTTCGGAATACGGGTTGATCCGCTACCGCATTCGGGTGGAGATCGAATACTTCATTGCCCTAACCCATACGCTACCGGAACTTTCAAAATTTCCTAAGGAACAGGAAAGTCTGTTGCGCACCGTGTACCAAAATTTTACTGAAGCCGATGCCCTGCAGATTAAAGAAATTGAAAAAACCACCAACCACGATGTGAAGGCGGTGGAATACTTTATCAAACAAAAGCTGGCTGAACTTAAGCTTAACACCTGGAAAGAATTTATTCACTTCGGACTTACTTCACAGGATATTAACAACACCGCCATACCGCTTTCGCTGAAGGAGTTTATGGGGGCTGAATTCTTACCGCTTGTGGCAAAACTGGTAAACGCACTTACGGCACTAAGTGTTCAATGGAAAGACATACCCATGCTGGCCCGCACCCACGGACAGCCGGCATCGCCTACCCGCTTGGGTAAAGAGCTTTACGTTTTTATAGAAAGGGTAAACAACCAACTTGAATTACTAAAAACCATACCCTACTCCGCTAAGTTTGGTGGCGCCACCGGCAACTTCAATGCCCATCATGTTGCGTACCCTGAAATTAATTGGGGACATTTCGGTAATGCTTTTGTAAGTAAGCATTTAGGCTTAGTGCGTAGTGAACCTACCACACAGATTGATCATTACGATAACCTGGCTGCCCTCTTCGATAACCTGAAACGCATCAATACCATATTGATTGATTTCAGCCGCGATGCGTGGCAATACATTTCCATGAACTACTTCAAACAAAAAATAAAAGCCGGTGAAGTAGGCAGCTCAGCCATGCCACATAAAGTAAACCCCATCGACTTTGAAAATGCGGAAGGAAACCTGGGTTATGCCAATGCCATCTTTGAGCACCTCTCCGCCAAGCTTCCTATCTCACGCCTTCAGCGCGACTTAACCGATAGCACAGTGCTGCGGAACATAGGCGTACCGCTAGCGCATACGGTTATAGCCTTGCAATCTCTTCTGAAAGGCGTTGGTAAACTGGAACTGAACAAACAAGCCATTGATGTCGACCTGGAAAATAATTGGGCCGTTGTTGCCGAAGCCATCCAAACCATACTTCGTAAGGAGGGTTATCCAAACCCTTATGAGGCATTAAAAGAACTAACGCGCAAGAATGAAAAGATTGGGAAGAAGGAGTTTGAGGAATTTATTGATACGCTTAATGTGAAACCAGAACTTAAAAAACGGTTGAAGGAGATAACACCTTTTGGATATACCGGGATATAG
- a CDS encoding cupin domain-containing protein — MKNSIFTLFVLTPLFLFAQDPHYSISSYRTEGMKAPNTHYIGEAWLNTIINNDPELGYNITKATFKANSTLDWHKHSSAQVLIIVDGEAYYQERGKEPIILKEGDIIKCEKNIEHWHSSTKHSDVTYLALYGGEQPTTWTEVLTRQYYDSVAEKLKKN, encoded by the coding sequence ATGAAAAATTCAATTTTTACTCTTTTCGTTTTAACTCCCTTATTCTTATTTGCCCAAGACCCTCACTATTCCATTTCTTCTTATCGAACAGAAGGCATGAAGGCACCAAATACTCATTATATCGGAGAAGCTTGGTTAAATACCATTATTAACAACGACCCCGAATTAGGTTATAACATCACAAAGGCAACCTTTAAAGCAAACTCTACCTTGGACTGGCATAAACATAGTTCCGCGCAGGTCTTGATAATTGTAGACGGAGAAGCGTATTATCAAGAGAGAGGAAAAGAGCCCATAATTCTGAAAGAAGGAGATATAATTAAATGTGAGAAAAATATCGAACATTGGCATTCTTCAACCAAGCATAGTGATGTGACGTATTTGGCATTATATGGCGGTGAACAACCGACTACTTGGACAGAGGTGCTTACACGACAATACTATGACAGTGTAGCTGAAAAGTTAAAAAAGAACTAG
- a CDS encoding M48 family metallopeptidase — MILSPEILLWIIVGIVVISFGFGQVLEYINLKAMRTDIPAEIASFYDKEKYEKSQRYHKETTRFSFLTSTIGFAGSLLMLLLGGFGWVDGLLRTLTENPIQLALLFFGVLGIASDLLTLPFQWYGTFVIEEKYGFNKTTVKTFITDKLKGYVLGALIGGGLLAALIYLVETIGPDFWIWFSAIACAFMLFMNMFYTSLILPLFNKLTPLAEGELKTAIEEFSRKINFPITNVFVIDGSKRSNKANAFFSGIGKKKKIVLYDTLIANHTTEELVAVLAHEVGHYKKRHIIWSFVLSVVQIFFMLFVLSLMVFNENLSLALGGSQLAIHLNLLAFTILFSPISAITGLFMNLYSRKNEFEADAYARETFSGKALAEALKKLSVDNLSNLYPHPAYVFFHYSHPPLLKRLERIV; from the coding sequence ATGATTTTATCTCCTGAGATTCTTTTGTGGATTATTGTGGGCATTGTAGTGATCAGTTTTGGTTTTGGCCAGGTGCTGGAATACATTAACCTGAAGGCTATGCGCACCGACATACCGGCTGAGATCGCTTCTTTCTATGACAAGGAAAAATATGAGAAGTCGCAGCGGTACCACAAGGAAACAACACGGTTTTCATTTCTTACATCCACCATTGGTTTTGCGGGCTCTTTGCTCATGCTTTTGCTGGGTGGGTTTGGTTGGGTTGACGGACTGCTGCGCACCCTAACGGAAAACCCGATACAGCTGGCGCTACTGTTTTTCGGTGTATTAGGCATTGCCTCCGATTTGCTAACCCTTCCGTTTCAATGGTATGGCACTTTTGTTATTGAAGAAAAGTACGGCTTCAATAAAACCACGGTTAAAACCTTTATTACTGACAAACTGAAAGGGTATGTATTGGGTGCACTAATTGGCGGTGGCTTACTGGCTGCGCTGATCTACCTGGTGGAAACCATCGGCCCTGATTTCTGGATATGGTTTTCGGCCATTGCCTGCGCATTTATGCTGTTCATGAACATGTTCTACACTTCGCTTATCCTGCCACTATTCAATAAACTTACACCACTTGCGGAGGGTGAACTGAAAACCGCCATCGAAGAATTTTCGCGCAAGATCAACTTCCCGATTACCAATGTTTTTGTGATTGACGGCTCAAAGCGTTCCAATAAGGCTAATGCTTTTTTCTCCGGTATCGGAAAAAAGAAAAAGATTGTGTTGTACGACACGCTCATAGCTAACCATACCACCGAAGAACTGGTGGCGGTTTTAGCGCATGAGGTAGGGCATTACAAAAAGAGGCACATCATCTGGAGTTTTGTGCTTTCAGTGGTGCAAATATTTTTTATGCTTTTTGTGCTGTCGCTGATGGTGTTCAATGAAAACTTATCGTTGGCGCTAGGCGGCAGCCAGTTGGCTATCCATTTAAACCTGCTGGCGTTCACCATTTTGTTTTCACCCATTTCAGCAATTACCGGATTATTTATGAACCTGTACAGCCGCAAAAATGAATTTGAAGCGGATGCCTATGCCAGGGAAACCTTTAGCGGAAAAGCGCTGGCCGAAGCCTTGAAGAAACTTTCGGTGGATAATTTATCAAACCTGTATCCGCACCCGGCTTATGTATTCTTTCATTACTCACATCCGCCCTTGTTAAAGCGGTTGGAGCGGATTGTCTAA
- the argH gene encoding argininosuccinate lyase encodes MKLWKKDKDSLKSVETFTVGNDRELDMHLAPFDVLGSLAHIQMLESIGLLSKDELRKLSDELKLIYRRIEAGDFKIEEGIEDIHSQVELELTKKLGDAGKKIHSGRSRNDQVLVDIKLYLRHEVEQIVNSVNSLFGLLQQQSEKYKDHLLPGYTHFQLAMPSSFGLWFGAYAESLVDDVVTFEAAYRVVNKNPLGSAAGYGSSFPLNRKLTTELLGFDDLNYNVVYAQMGRGKTERIIANAMANVAGTLSKLAADACLFLNQNFGFISFPDELTTGSSIMPHKKNPDVFELIRARCNQIMALPNDIALITANLPSGYHRDLQLLKELLFPAIQHLKDCLAMMQLMLENIQVKQNILEDDKYRFLFSVEEVNKLVLGGMPFREAYQKVGRDIEQGNYSPERTVNHTHEGSIGNLCTDEIFQMMKEVVKRFRFENVHEAYKKLL; translated from the coding sequence ATGAAGTTGTGGAAAAAAGATAAAGACTCTTTAAAATCGGTGGAAACTTTTACTGTTGGTAATGACCGTGAGTTGGATATGCACCTTGCACCATTTGATGTGTTAGGCTCACTCGCTCATATTCAAATGTTGGAGTCGATTGGGTTACTGAGTAAAGATGAGTTAAGGAAACTTTCTGATGAATTAAAATTGATTTACAGGCGCATTGAAGCTGGGGACTTTAAAATTGAAGAAGGTATAGAGGATATCCACTCTCAGGTAGAGCTTGAGCTTACTAAAAAGCTGGGCGATGCCGGGAAAAAAATTCACAGCGGACGCTCGCGTAACGATCAGGTACTGGTAGATATTAAATTGTATTTGCGCCATGAAGTGGAGCAGATTGTAAATTCTGTTAACAGTCTGTTTGGGTTGTTGCAACAGCAAAGTGAGAAGTACAAAGATCATTTGTTGCCGGGCTACACGCATTTTCAATTGGCCATGCCATCATCGTTTGGATTGTGGTTTGGCGCATATGCCGAAAGTCTGGTAGATGATGTGGTTACGTTTGAAGCGGCTTACCGCGTGGTAAACAAAAATCCGCTAGGCTCAGCGGCCGGTTACGGATCTTCCTTTCCGCTTAATCGAAAATTAACAACCGAATTGTTAGGCTTTGATGATCTGAACTACAACGTGGTGTACGCCCAGATGGGTCGCGGTAAAACCGAGCGCATCATTGCCAATGCTATGGCCAACGTTGCCGGTACGCTGAGTAAACTAGCTGCTGATGCGTGTTTGTTCCTGAATCAGAATTTCGGGTTTATCAGTTTCCCCGATGAGCTGACCACAGGATCGAGCATTATGCCGCATAAAAAGAATCCGGATGTATTTGAACTGATCCGCGCACGGTGCAACCAGATCATGGCTTTGCCTAACGACATTGCCTTAATCACGGCCAACCTGCCTTCCGGTTATCATCGCGATCTTCAATTGCTGAAGGAACTACTTTTTCCGGCCATTCAACATTTAAAAGATTGCCTGGCCATGATGCAACTGATGCTGGAAAACATACAGGTGAAGCAAAATATTCTGGAAGATGATAAATATAGATTCTTGTTCAGTGTGGAAGAAGTAAACAAGCTGGTGCTGGGTGGGATGCCCTTCCGTGAAGCCTATCAGAAAGTTGGGCGGGATATTGAGCAGGGTAACTATTCTCCGGAGCGAACAGTGAATCATACCCATGAAGGAAGCATCGGTAATTTATGTACGGATGAGATTTTCCAAATGATGAAAGAGGTTGTGAAGAGATTCAGATTTGAGAATGTACACGAAGCTTATAAAAAATTATTGTAA
- a CDS encoding M20 family metallo-hydrolase produces MLNSEQLYTEAINLLQSLIETPSFSREEDKTANLIASFLDKHNVLVNRSENNVWAVNKYFDEQKPTILLNSHHDTVKPNPAYTRDPFKPEIIDGKLYGLGSNDAGGPLVSLIATFLHFSSQENLPFNLVLAATAEEEISGKGGIESIWTSLPQIDLAIVGEPTLCQMAVAEKGLMVLDCVAKGKAGHAAREEGENALYKALDDIEWFRSYRFPKVSPTLEEVKMTVTVIHAGQQHNVVPAECSFTVDVRVTDAYTLEEVLEIIKQHVSCEVVPRSMRLRPSGIAKDHVLVRAAEKLGIHQYGSPTTSDQALIPVPSVKIGPGDSARSHSADEFIFISEIDSGIKRYIQLLDAIKS; encoded by the coding sequence ATGTTGAATTCTGAACAGCTCTATACCGAAGCCATTAACCTGCTTCAATCGTTGATTGAAACGCCATCGTTTAGTCGTGAGGAAGATAAAACAGCTAACCTGATAGCTTCCTTTCTGGATAAGCATAATGTTTTGGTCAATCGTTCAGAGAACAATGTGTGGGCGGTGAATAAATATTTTGACGAACAAAAGCCAACCATTTTACTGAACTCCCATCACGATACGGTTAAGCCAAACCCAGCCTATACGCGCGATCCGTTCAAGCCGGAAATCATTGACGGAAAACTTTATGGTCTTGGAAGTAATGATGCAGGCGGACCGTTGGTTTCGCTGATTGCTACTTTTCTCCATTTCTCCAGCCAGGAAAACTTACCATTTAACCTCGTGCTTGCTGCAACCGCAGAAGAAGAAATATCCGGTAAAGGTGGTATTGAAAGTATTTGGACTTCCCTGCCTCAAATTGATTTAGCCATTGTTGGTGAGCCTACCTTATGCCAGATGGCAGTTGCCGAAAAAGGATTAATGGTTCTCGATTGTGTAGCCAAAGGAAAAGCAGGCCATGCTGCACGCGAAGAGGGGGAGAACGCACTTTACAAGGCGCTTGATGATATTGAGTGGTTCCGGTCGTACAGGTTTCCGAAAGTATCGCCAACCCTGGAGGAGGTGAAGATGACGGTAACCGTTATACATGCAGGTCAGCAACATAACGTAGTGCCTGCCGAGTGTTCTTTTACGGTAGATGTGCGGGTAACGGATGCTTATACGTTGGAGGAGGTGCTGGAAATTATCAAGCAACATGTTTCCTGTGAAGTTGTTCCACGCTCGATGCGTTTACGTCCTTCTGGAATTGCTAAAGATCATGTGTTGGTTCGCGCTGCGGAGAAGTTGGGAATACATCAATACGGATCACCCACCACCTCCGATCAGGCCTTGATTCCGGTGCCTTCGGTTAAAATCGGTCCCGGGGATTCGGCCCGTTCTCATTCTGCTGATGAATTTATTTTTATTAGTGAAATTGATTCAGGAATTAAAAGGTATATTCAGCTACTTGATGCAATTAAATCTTAG